The Sphingorhabdus lutea genome segment GATGAGCGCGTTCATGATATTAAAAATTATATTAAAAAGGGCAAATTATGGGATGCCTTTACCAGCCCCAAATTACCCGTTTTATTGATTGATGAGGTGGACAAGGCCGACATTGAATTTCCCAATGATTTATTGCAAGAATTGGACCGCATGGAATTTTATGTCTATGAAACACAGGAGCTTATCAAAGCGGCCGAACGCCCCATTGTCGTCATTACATCCAATAATGAAAAAGAATTGCCCGATGCGTTTTTACGCCGTTGTTTTTTCCATTATATTAAATTTCCCGATCGCGAAACAATGCAGGAAATTATCAATGTGCATTTCCCCGATATTCAAAAAATATTGGTTAGCCGCGCCATGGATATTTTTTACGAAGTCCGCGATGTTCCAGGGTTAAAGAAAAAACCTAGCACGAGCGAGCTTCTCGACTGGTTAAAATTATTATTATATGAAGATATGCCGTTGGAGGTTTTGCAAAATAAAGACCCAACAAAGGCCATCCCACCATTGCATGGCGCATTGTTAAAAAATGAACAGGATATCATGCTTTTTGAACGATTGGCCTTTATGGCCCGCCGTAATAGCTAAATCATTGATAAGAAAATGATGATGCCATGATGATGCATAGCCGATTTTACCAAATTCGGCTGGTATTAGAGGAATATTCTCCGTCTGGAAAATGGCAAAGCTGGATTTTTGAATTTCTGCTTTTTGGTTTTAAACAGGCTTGGGCCTGCCTATTTGGCGGCTTATTGCTTGGTTTAATATTACTGACTTATTTTCTTTATCCTGAAAATATTCCAATTGCCCGATATGATTTTTTGGTCGTCATGGCGGTGGCGATACAAATTTCTTTAATATTATTTCGCCTGGAAACAATCGCCGAGGCGCGCATAATATTGATATTTCACATTGTCGGCACAGTGATGGAAATTTTCAAAACGGCGCATGGGTCATGGGTTTATCCTGAAAATGGATATTTAAAAATAATGAATGTGCCCTTATTCTCTGGATTTATGTATGCCGCCGTGGGCAGCTATATTGCCCGAATTTGGCGCATTTTTAACATGCGTTTTTCACATTATCCGTCCATGGCAATCACATATATAATTGCGATGTTAATTTATATAAATTTTTTTACACATCATTATTTTTATGATGTTCGGTATTTCTTATTCGCGGTCATTATATTTATTTACTTAAAATGCTTTGTTTATTTTAAGGTTTTGCGCGAATATCGCAAAATGCCATTATTATTGGGTTTATTATTGGTGGCATTGTTCATTTGGTTTGCGGAAAATATTGCTACATTTGCCGGCGCATGGGCATATCCCAATCAAACAAAAATATGGCAAATGGTCTCCATTGATAAATTGGGGGCATGGTTTTTATTAATGTATATCTCGTTTATATTGGTTTCAATCATACAAAAACCATCACCTCCGCAAATTTATGCGGAATAAGCAATTTCAAAGTCACCCCATCTTTTTCCATCAAAATATAATGGCACATAAACATTTCGTACGGTTTGATATTTTGTGCCATTGCCCTCATGCCGGTAAACGGCCATTGTATAGAGGTCTGTGCTTTGTTTTGCGCTGATATCGCACCCTTCCAATATCTTGCGGCCATTGCGGCAATATTTTGTATCATGCGTTATATCCCCCGTCGGGGTGCGGGAATATTCTGAACAATGGGTTGGTAAATATCCATTTACATCGGTTAAAACAGCCGAAAAAATATTCGGCCCGCTTGCCTTAACTTCGTCCATAAATGGTCGCCAATAACGATCCGCAAACATGGTGAAATTATTGGTAAATCTTTCTGGATTGCTACCTGGCACGGGAATATAGTTGCGGTCGAATAAATCGCTAATTTGAATTTTATTTTCTGCAATCAATCTGTCGGTTAATTCTTTAATTTCCTTTGCCTTTTGACATGCCAATTCAACAAAGGGGGTGTCAATTTTTGATGCGCCGCTTTTTACGATAATATCGAACATATTATTCGCCATTAACTCGGTTGCGTCGGTTCGGTCATGGGCGCTGACCAATAATTTATTATTTTCATCAACGCGGTTTGCAACAATTTGCAATCCAGATTTTGATTGCTCCATCAACAGGCGCAATTCATTGCTTTGGTTGACGATATTGTCATTTTGCTGATCAACTTTTGATACCATATTTGCGACATTATTTAATGTCGTGCTAATCGCATTTAACCGTTGGTCCATGCCATTGGTTTTTTTAATACCATTATTGATTTGCGAGATGATATAATCAGCTTCATTTGCAACATTAGCCATATTTTGCGCAATTTCATTTGTTGCAGAACGTGTGTTTTGCGACAATGTTTTCACCTCCGCCGCGACAACAGCAAATGTTGCACCTGCATCTCCTGCCTTTTCGGCCTCAATTGATGCATTAAGGGCGAGCATATTGGTGGTTTTTGCAATTTGTTCGATTAAGGCGGCCACTTTACGAACATCGTTTATCGATGTGGAAAAAGAGGTGATGCGCTCTCCCATTTGGCGAATTAAAGTCACCAAATCTAAAAATTGATGGGCAGAATTTTCAATTTCATCCTTACTATTTTCTAGATGAGATTTAGCATCGCTGGTTTGCTGCTTTGCCTTGGCACAGGCATTCAATACCTCAATCTGGCTTTCATCTAACTCCACGAAAACCTTTAATAATTCTGCCTGTTTTTCTTTGACCAAATCCGAAGATTCTATCACATCTAAAACAACGCCGCTTACCTCGCTACAACTCATGGTCACTTCACCGCATTGCTGGGCAAGTTTTTCAGACCAAATATCCTGTGCATTAGTCTCAATTTTTTGCTGTATCATCTAGGCAAGTCTCATAGTTTAATTGATATCTAATTCACTATTATTCAACTATGGTTAGCAAATGGTTAAATTTTACAAATTGGGTCATAATATGAAGCCGTCATTAGTTTATCCTAGCAATATTCCATAATATTCTTAAACAGGAATTAGAGGTAAATTTATGTTTTTTAATTTTATGGATGAGCTGCGTGCTGCGGGTGTTCCGGCCAGTTTGAAGGAGCATTTAATGCTT includes the following:
- a CDS encoding AAA family ATPase translates to MQFEGTQNYVASDDLKVAVNAVVKLRRPLLIKGEPGTGKTVLAHEISKALDAPLIEWNIKSTTKAHQGLYEYDAVARLRDSQLGDERVHDIKNYIKKGKLWDAFTSPKLPVLLIDEVDKADIEFPNDLLQELDRMEFYVYETQELIKAAERPIVVITSNNEKELPDAFLRRCFFHYIKFPDRETMQEIINVHFPDIQKILVSRAMDIFYEVRDVPGLKKKPSTSELLDWLKLLLYEDMPLEVLQNKDPTKAIPPLHGALLKNEQDIMLFERLAFMARRNS
- a CDS encoding DUF817 domain-containing protein translates to MMMHSRFYQIRLVLEEYSPSGKWQSWIFEFLLFGFKQAWACLFGGLLLGLILLTYFLYPENIPIARYDFLVVMAVAIQISLILFRLETIAEARIILIFHIVGTVMEIFKTAHGSWVYPENGYLKIMNVPLFSGFMYAAVGSYIARIWRIFNMRFSHYPSMAITYIIAMLIYINFFTHHYFYDVRYFLFAVIIFIYLKCFVYFKVLREYRKMPLLLGLLLVALFIWFAENIATFAGAWAYPNQTKIWQMVSIDKLGAWFLLMYISFILVSIIQKPSPPQIYAE
- a CDS encoding methyl-accepting chemotaxis protein, with amino-acid sequence MIQQKIETNAQDIWSEKLAQQCGEVTMSCSEVSGVVLDVIESSDLVKEKQAELLKVFVELDESQIEVLNACAKAKQQTSDAKSHLENSKDEIENSAHQFLDLVTLIRQMGERITSFSTSINDVRKVAALIEQIAKTTNMLALNASIEAEKAGDAGATFAVVAAEVKTLSQNTRSATNEIAQNMANVANEADYIISQINNGIKKTNGMDQRLNAISTTLNNVANMVSKVDQQNDNIVNQSNELRLLMEQSKSGLQIVANRVDENNKLLVSAHDRTDATELMANNMFDIIVKSGASKIDTPFVELACQKAKEIKELTDRLIAENKIQISDLFDRNYIPVPGSNPERFTNNFTMFADRYWRPFMDEVKASGPNIFSAVLTDVNGYLPTHCSEYSRTPTGDITHDTKYCRNGRKILEGCDISAKQSTDLYTMAVYRHEGNGTKYQTVRNVYVPLYFDGKRWGDFEIAYSA